The Chitinophaga lutea genome contains the following window.
TTTTGTGAACGGCACCGGTAACGCAGCGCCCAGCGTGGCCGCATTGAACGAAAACTGATACCCGGCCTGCCTGTACACCAGGTGGCTGATCTCTTCCATTGAAAGCGAAGTAGCGGGGACTTTTATTTTTTTGACGAGGGTATTGTGCTGCGCCCGCAAACCGGCAGTCAGCAACAAAAGGGGCAGGATGATCATCAGTCGTTTACCGGCACTCATTCCCGCTGATATTTATATCGTTCCCGTTGATGGTGTATTGGAGCCCCAGGGAAGCAGTGATCACGTCCAGCACATACGCCAGCGGCTGCCCGTTGAAATCCGTGCTCAGCCGGCAGTCGCCGGTCTTTTCATTTGAAAGCACGATATTGACATTATATGTTTTAGCCACTTCACGCACCACATCGCGCAGCGGCGCGCCCTGAAAATGCAGTTGCTGCGTGGCATACGCGAACACATTTTTATCCGGCGCCGTTACCTCCGTCACGGTAATGGTATGACGTATCCGGTCGTAGCGGAGCTGCCGGCCGGCCTTCACGACCGTTTCCTCTGTGCCATGTTGCACCGCCACCGCGCCGTTGTTCACCTGCACCAGGATGTCGTCCGGCGCCGTACGGATGTTGAATGCGGTGCCCAGCACGCGGATGTGCAGTTCTTCCACCTGCAGCACAAAGGGGTTGTTTTCATCGGGCCGCACGTCGAAATAACCTTCTCCTTTGAGTTGCGCGGTGCGTACGCGGAAACGTTTATCGAACAACAGTTCGCTGCCGGGGGGCATCACCACTACCGAACGGTCGGGCAGGGTATCGCGCAATATTGCCTGGTGAGACAGCAGTTGCGCCTGGTTGCTGCCGTGCGGCGCCCAGAGCAGGTACGCCAGCGCGATGCAGAGTAC
Protein-coding sequences here:
- a CDS encoding FecR domain-containing protein, which encodes MSDKEYIPVDETLLIRYLAGEAGPGEAMAIDDWLDADAANRETFRQLQQAWEQGAPAYRAPDARAEWERFAAKHQRPVRRMPVKWWMAAAAAVLCIALAYLLWAPHGSNQAQLLSHQAILRDTLPDRSVVVMPPGSELLFDKRFRVRTAQLKGEGYFDVRPDENNPFVLQVEELHIRVLGTAFNIRTAPDDILVQVNNGAVAVQHGTEETVVKAGRQLRYDRIRHTITVTEVTAPDKNVFAYATQQLHFQGAPLRDVVREVAKTYNVNIVLSNEKTGDCRLSTDFNGQPLAYVLDVITASLGLQYTINGNDINISGNECR